A genome region from Sebastes umbrosus isolate fSebUmb1 chromosome 22, fSebUmb1.pri, whole genome shotgun sequence includes the following:
- the si:cabz01076231.1 gene encoding calcium-binding protein 2 has product MSTAGDRKVSTTSVESSATDCSNASPSGSVSETPKKSSKKTKKTPESMTKVYNSVLNSVFGAERELAQAELDELQEAFKEFDYDQDGYLNYKDVAECMRTMGYMPTEMELLEIVQQIKMRMGGLMDFEDFVELMGPRMMGETAHMLGLKELQSAFVQFDLDGDGKITQDEMKEAIKSMLGEKLKKGELEEILKELDINADGSIDFEEFVMMLSIR; this is encoded by the exons ATGTCTACGGCAGGAGACAGGAAGGTCTCTACAACTTCTGTCGAATCATCCGCAACAGATTG TAGCAATGCTTCCCCATCGGGTTCAGTCTCCGAAACACCCAAGAAATCATCAAAGAAGACGAAGAAAACCCCTGAGAGCATGACCAAAGTCTACAACTCTGTGCTCAACAGTGTTTTTGGGGCG GAGAGAGAATTAGCTCAGGCTGAGTTGGACG AGTTGCAAGAGGCCTTCAAAGAGTTTGACTACGATCAAGATGGATATCTGAACTACAAGGATGTTGCTGAATGCATGAGGACCATGGGATACATGCCCACGGaaatggagctgctggagaTAGTGCAACAGATCAAGATGAGAA TGGGCGGGTTGATGGATTTTGAGGACTTCGTCGAACTGATGGGACCCAGAATGATGGGAGAGACCGCTCACATGCTGGGACTCAAAGAGCTGCAGTCGGCCTTTGTACAG tttgaCCTGGATGGAGACGGAAAGATCACCCAGGATGAGATGAAGGAGGCGATCAAGTCGATGCTGGGGGAGAAGCTGAAGAAAGGAGAACTGGAGGAGATCTTAAAGGAGCTGGACATTAACGCAGATGGAAGCATCGACTTTGAAG aGTTTGTGATGATGCTCTCCATTCGCTAG